Proteins found in one Alicyclobacillus cycloheptanicus genomic segment:
- the nth gene encoding endonuclease III, translated as MALMSRANTRRMLVKLEQAYPDAKCALNFSNPFELLIATMLSAQCTDVRVNMVTERLFQKYRGPQDYAAVSPDILQEDIKELGLFRAKAEHIVAASRMILEVYHGEVPQTAEELVKLPGVGRKTANVVLSNAFGIPALAVDTHVQRVSNRIGIAHSMNPEITERQLCQRIPQKLWGQAHHWLIHHGRQVCTARNPKCDICPVSDFCAFYQKLKADQKLRDKVFEEKPAPARSKRAGQRKS; from the coding sequence ATGGCATTGATGTCTCGCGCCAATACGCGGCGTATGCTCGTCAAACTGGAACAAGCCTACCCGGACGCGAAGTGCGCGCTGAATTTCTCGAATCCGTTTGAACTGCTGATCGCGACTATGCTCTCAGCGCAGTGCACGGATGTGCGGGTCAACATGGTCACGGAGCGTCTTTTTCAAAAATACCGCGGACCGCAAGACTATGCGGCCGTTTCACCGGATATACTGCAAGAGGACATCAAGGAACTGGGGCTGTTTCGCGCCAAGGCTGAGCACATCGTGGCCGCCAGCCGCATGATTCTCGAGGTGTATCACGGGGAAGTGCCGCAAACGGCCGAAGAACTGGTGAAGCTGCCTGGGGTCGGGCGCAAGACAGCGAATGTGGTGCTGTCGAATGCCTTTGGCATTCCTGCGCTGGCTGTGGACACGCACGTCCAGCGGGTGTCCAATCGCATCGGCATCGCGCACAGCATGAATCCGGAGATTACCGAACGGCAGCTCTGCCAGCGGATTCCCCAAAAACTGTGGGGACAGGCCCACCACTGGCTGATTCACCACGGACGTCAGGTATGTACGGCGCGAAACCCGAAGTGCGATATCTGCCCTGTGTCGGATTTCTGCGCTTTCTACCAAAAGTTGAAAGCGGACCAAAAGCTGCGGGACAAAGTGTTTGAGGAGAAGCCGGCGCCAGCGAGGTCGAAGCGGGCCGGACAACGAAAGTCGTAA
- a CDS encoding GerAB/ArcD/ProY family transporter has protein sequence MPADVPERTSVGGKELTAMMTLFVGVNVFLNYPQYVSTSGLEAGWMVPLLSGAMTLILFLIVEAVLKRHFPGMDIVEVVKESCGRWIAILVALVIVVYFLVSTANVMRQFTENVITTVLPSTPILMVGGLFVVVVSYIAYCGLEGIARISYFLRPILVIGTLLLCVLTVNWWIPSDLLPFWGNGVWQVVDGSLKYSSIFINVLLLCVIYPHAHDPGSLRRVGVTSIAASSLLLAAFLVTYYMVFPAVTAYTAQFPMYQLARIIAIGRYVQHVESLFVFMWVTAAVVKMAITLWGAGYLLASACGWPSFRPAVAALGLIAFSGSLLPSNVAQAIQFDRDVLLSWGWTIVFGLPVAIALTGLLRGKPAKRRAKHA, from the coding sequence ATGCCGGCTGACGTGCCCGAACGGACCAGTGTGGGCGGGAAAGAGCTAACCGCGATGATGACCCTGTTTGTGGGGGTCAACGTGTTTTTGAACTACCCCCAGTACGTGTCCACCAGCGGGTTGGAGGCGGGGTGGATGGTGCCGCTTCTGTCCGGTGCCATGACCCTCATCCTGTTTCTTATCGTGGAAGCCGTTTTGAAGCGGCACTTTCCAGGCATGGACATCGTCGAAGTGGTGAAGGAGTCCTGCGGGCGGTGGATCGCGATTTTGGTCGCCCTCGTGATTGTCGTCTACTTTCTGGTTTCGACAGCCAATGTCATGCGCCAGTTTACGGAGAACGTCATCACAACGGTCCTTCCGTCCACACCCATCCTGATGGTCGGGGGCCTGTTCGTGGTCGTCGTCAGCTATATTGCCTACTGCGGGCTGGAAGGCATCGCCCGCATTTCCTACTTTCTTCGTCCCATTCTGGTCATTGGCACGCTGCTGCTGTGCGTGTTGACGGTGAACTGGTGGATTCCCAGCGACCTTTTGCCGTTCTGGGGAAACGGCGTCTGGCAGGTGGTGGATGGGTCGCTCAAGTACTCCTCGATTTTCATCAATGTGCTGCTGCTGTGCGTGATTTACCCGCACGCGCACGACCCGGGCTCACTGCGGCGGGTGGGGGTCACGAGCATTGCGGCCTCCAGCCTGCTGCTGGCGGCGTTTCTCGTCACGTACTACATGGTATTTCCCGCCGTGACCGCCTACACGGCGCAGTTTCCGATGTATCAGCTCGCCCGCATCATTGCCATTGGCCGATATGTTCAGCATGTAGAAAGTCTGTTCGTGTTCATGTGGGTCACAGCGGCAGTCGTCAAGATGGCCATCACCTTGTGGGGGGCAGGCTACCTGTTGGCCAGCGCCTGCGGCTGGCCGAGTTTTCGCCCAGCCGTGGCTGCGCTGGGGCTCATCGCCTTCTCTGGCAGCTTGCTGCCGTCGAACGTGGCGCAGGCCATTCAGTTCGATCGCGACGTCCTGCTCTCCTGGGGCTGGACGATTGTCTTTGGCCTGCCCGTCGCCATCGCGCTCACTGGCCTGCTCCGCGGCAAACCGGCGAAAAGGAGGGCGAAGCATGCTTAA
- a CDS encoding phosphotransferase — protein sequence MKPVRRSNKQMQEWVRFALRDFAKTPYVLQVQLEQSQMGQAAKEPSGEASAHNATTAGDAGLGRARASSGARDTAPHARGTEADWQRPVQAATSTKRAEQAPEVRRGSAESAHMLPPQSGRGTQAANPARKPVDHTQRRVYAVVRQAGFATSVLDEYTWQPTSAEAFRGVIHVVTPEGDFALKQTNLSPGRVTFVKHLMDHARKHGFEAFAPLALTRKGKPYVTRKEHVYYATQWIPGQQANFSSVQQVGQIAHVLARFHEATRGFTSEAYSAQPEFDLVRMIRRRRNELYRILAEAERKRDPDRFDTTLLELAPALRQDADDSLELVQQTSCEAFLKADAKRPGICHLDVIPGNFVYDLEKRIILIDLDLATYAPRVLDLAHLLRRSLQQQYWSAQAAYACFLHYDTVRTITPGEYDLVTALLRFPYRAWRLARTRYQGMRDTFQVDELQAYQSQEPRRQAFLSALADEITRLQS from the coding sequence GTGAAGCCAGTGCGGCGAAGCAACAAGCAGATGCAGGAGTGGGTTCGTTTCGCGCTGCGAGACTTTGCAAAGACACCGTACGTTCTGCAGGTACAACTGGAACAGTCACAAATGGGGCAGGCTGCGAAGGAGCCCTCCGGCGAGGCGTCCGCACATAACGCCACCACCGCAGGCGATGCCGGATTGGGCCGCGCCCGTGCGTCGTCCGGAGCACGGGACACGGCGCCGCATGCACGCGGGACTGAAGCGGACTGGCAGCGACCGGTGCAAGCCGCCACAAGCACAAAACGCGCCGAGCAAGCGCCGGAGGTCCGCCGCGGATCGGCCGAATCGGCGCACATGCTGCCCCCGCAGAGCGGCCGGGGTACCCAGGCTGCCAACCCGGCGCGCAAGCCCGTCGACCACACGCAGCGACGGGTGTACGCCGTGGTGCGGCAAGCTGGGTTCGCGACGTCCGTCCTCGATGAATACACCTGGCAGCCGACATCTGCAGAGGCCTTTCGCGGCGTCATCCACGTGGTCACCCCCGAGGGAGACTTCGCGTTGAAACAAACCAATCTCAGCCCAGGCCGCGTGACCTTTGTCAAACACCTGATGGATCACGCCCGCAAGCACGGATTCGAGGCGTTCGCGCCGCTTGCGCTGACGCGCAAGGGCAAACCGTACGTGACGCGCAAAGAACATGTCTATTACGCCACCCAGTGGATTCCCGGCCAGCAAGCCAACTTTTCGTCGGTTCAGCAGGTTGGCCAAATCGCACACGTCCTGGCGCGCTTTCACGAGGCCACCCGCGGCTTTACCTCGGAAGCCTACAGCGCGCAGCCGGAGTTCGACCTCGTCCGGATGATTCGCCGGCGCAGAAATGAACTGTACCGCATCCTGGCCGAGGCCGAGCGCAAGCGTGATCCCGACCGATTTGACACCACCTTGCTGGAGCTCGCGCCAGCGCTGCGGCAGGACGCTGACGACAGTCTCGAGCTGGTACAACAAACCTCCTGCGAAGCGTTCTTGAAAGCAGACGCCAAGCGGCCGGGCATTTGCCATCTCGATGTCATTCCGGGGAATTTCGTATACGACCTGGAAAAACGAATCATCCTCATTGACTTGGACCTGGCCACCTATGCGCCGCGTGTGCTGGATTTGGCACACTTGCTTCGCAGGTCCCTGCAGCAACAGTACTGGTCTGCACAAGCCGCGTACGCCTGCTTCCTGCACTACGACACGGTACGGACCATCACGCCCGGAGAGTACGACCTCGTCACGGCCTTGCTGCGCTTCCCCTACCGCGCATGGCGCTTGGCCCGCACCCGGTACCAGGGGATGCGCGACACGTTTCAGGTGGATGAACTGCAGGCCTACCAGTCTCAAGAGCCCCGCCGGCAGGCGTTTCTGTCCGCCTTGGCGGATGAAATCACCCGCCTTCAGTCCTAA
- a CDS encoding DUF2614 family zinc ribbon-containing protein, protein MAVLYDEIVRESTKEVRARVNVNKWRNWALVFMFGGFFIMYCGVFNRTLLPYLLVVGGIGVVIGILMYFRFGPVNSSIPTMECPRCGERIRLTGPVDACSHCHQRLRRTEAGTYEPDTLDSGSPNVD, encoded by the coding sequence ATGGCAGTCCTGTACGATGAGATCGTACGAGAGTCGACAAAGGAAGTGCGTGCGCGCGTGAACGTAAATAAATGGCGCAACTGGGCGCTGGTATTCATGTTCGGCGGTTTTTTCATCATGTATTGCGGGGTTTTTAACCGAACGCTGCTGCCCTACCTGTTGGTTGTCGGCGGCATCGGCGTCGTCATTGGGATTCTCATGTACTTTCGCTTTGGTCCCGTCAATTCCAGCATCCCGACGATGGAATGCCCGCGCTGCGGCGAACGGATTCGTTTGACGGGGCCGGTCGATGCGTGCAGCCACTGCCATCAGCGCTTGCGGCGCACGGAAGCCGGGACCTATGAACCCGATACCCTGGATTCGGGGTCTCCGAATGTCGACTGA
- the rnhA gene encoding ribonuclease HI — MPETIETMDTTDGQTVTIYTDGACSGNPGPGGWAAVLQFGEHVKEVSGGEPHTTNQRMEIRAVTEALRCLKRPCKVVVYSDSAYVINCFRQRWYEGWRRNGWKNSKGDPVQNRDLWEELLAEVAKHQVQFEKVKGHAGVAWNERCDELARQAVPQ; from the coding sequence ATGCCTGAGACGATAGAAACGATGGATACCACAGACGGTCAGACTGTGACGATTTATACAGATGGGGCTTGTTCCGGAAATCCTGGACCTGGGGGCTGGGCCGCGGTGCTTCAGTTCGGCGAGCATGTCAAGGAAGTGTCTGGCGGTGAGCCGCACACCACCAATCAACGCATGGAAATCAGGGCCGTGACGGAGGCGCTGCGCTGTCTGAAACGGCCGTGCAAGGTGGTGGTGTACAGCGATTCCGCCTACGTTATCAACTGTTTCCGGCAGCGCTGGTATGAGGGCTGGCGGCGCAACGGATGGAAGAACAGCAAGGGTGACCCTGTGCAAAATCGTGATTTATGGGAAGAACTGCTGGCGGAAGTGGCCAAGCATCAGGTGCAGTTCGAAAAGGTGAAAGGGCACGCCGGCGTGGCCTGGAATGAACGCTGCGACGAATTGGCACGGCAGGCGGTACCGCAGTGA
- a CDS encoding methylated-DNA--[protein]-cysteine S-methyltransferase, with amino-acid sequence MLAHRVLQSPLGTLRVTADEAGVCSIHWLVPADAALADAPELGERADLCADPQEADLAADPCEATAGGRAAAHWVNEAAAQLAAYFRGERATFTVPLSMRGGTAFQKAVWNALLQIPYGETRSYRDIAAAIGNPKAVRAVGQANRANPVPILVPCHRVIGQSGALVGYAGSQVHLKASLLALEQSRQALDLDQPAQH; translated from the coding sequence GTGTTGGCGCACCGGGTCCTGCAGTCGCCGCTGGGCACCCTGCGCGTCACGGCGGATGAGGCCGGCGTCTGTTCGATTCACTGGCTGGTGCCGGCAGATGCCGCTTTGGCGGATGCGCCCGAGCTCGGGGAGCGGGCCGACCTTTGTGCGGACCCGCAGGAGGCGGACCTTGCTGCAGACCCTTGCGAGGCCACGGCCGGGGGGCGGGCTGCCGCGCACTGGGTCAACGAGGCGGCGGCACAGCTGGCAGCCTACTTCCGCGGCGAAAGAGCGACTTTTACGGTCCCGCTGTCGATGCGCGGGGGGACGGCTTTTCAAAAGGCGGTATGGAACGCACTGCTGCAGATTCCATACGGGGAAACACGCTCCTACCGGGACATTGCTGCCGCAATCGGCAACCCGAAGGCCGTCCGCGCTGTCGGCCAGGCCAATCGCGCCAACCCGGTCCCCATCCTCGTTCCGTGTCACCGTGTGATTGGCCAGAGCGGCGCGCTGGTCGGCTACGCGGGGTCACAGGTGCACTTGAAAGCAAGCCTGCTGGCGCTGGAGCAGAGCCGCCAGGCGCTCGACCTGGACCAGCCGGCGCAGCATTAG
- a CDS encoding spore germination protein, translating into MQIPAWMKRALTIDDNLLDTQFSLSEEADNSRRGAAVDGSRGDGRSAEAGREGDAGRDGAAEAPVHVEAPIRPVPLKAWFAQEPHREKSGEGGDDRDHINPVLTRSRARIEEIFHLPKNKDVIVRDFTIGTPRGWPAFAVFVDGMSQTLLINTHILEPLMLLSEGVSHSRGGDDAGPGSVDRLKTVQMTLLPGNQLSVESSWEKVVPAILSGSTAVFVDGCDAALIVETKGWEHRSVSPPLTEAVVRGPHDAFTENFRANTALVRTRLRSEHLVTEMMSVGRLGRTDVALMYIEGLTNERLVAEVKRRIEGIDVDYLPDSGLLEQFIEDNPWMSVPQVDSTERPDRVAHMLSEGHVAIFVGNSPFVLVAPVVFWTMVHSPEDAYLRVPFGTFLRMIRWISLFIAILLPGMYIAVTNYHPEMLPTGMLLAIAAAREQVPFPVLLEVLLMEFAIELIREAGIRIPSAIGPTIGIVGALIIGQAAVQAGIVSPLLVIIVAVTALASFTIPNYNLGFGVRILRFAFLFAAAFCGFYGIALLLCAVLTRLAVQKSFGVPLLAPVVPSMDTSPDVLVRGPAYTMNQRPTYLFTRKSWRQQPVTRPWSPNTRQQSAASRKEKR; encoded by the coding sequence GTGCAAATTCCAGCCTGGATGAAACGAGCGCTGACCATCGACGATAACCTGCTGGACACCCAGTTCTCACTTTCAGAGGAAGCGGACAACTCGCGCCGCGGCGCAGCGGTGGACGGGAGCCGCGGGGACGGACGAAGCGCCGAAGCTGGGCGAGAGGGTGACGCTGGGCGAGACGGCGCAGCGGAAGCACCGGTGCATGTGGAGGCCCCCATCCGTCCGGTGCCGCTGAAGGCCTGGTTCGCACAGGAACCGCATCGTGAAAAATCCGGGGAAGGCGGGGACGACCGTGATCATATCAACCCCGTGTTGACCCGTTCCAGGGCTCGCATCGAGGAAATCTTCCACCTCCCGAAAAACAAGGACGTGATTGTCCGCGATTTCACGATTGGCACCCCGCGGGGGTGGCCTGCGTTCGCGGTATTTGTGGACGGGATGTCACAGACCCTGCTCATCAACACGCACATCCTGGAGCCCCTCATGCTCCTGAGCGAGGGCGTGAGCCATAGCCGAGGCGGCGACGATGCAGGGCCGGGGTCCGTCGATCGCCTGAAAACCGTCCAGATGACCCTCCTGCCGGGCAACCAGCTCTCCGTCGAGTCATCGTGGGAGAAGGTGGTGCCCGCGATTCTGTCGGGATCGACCGCGGTCTTTGTCGACGGCTGCGACGCGGCCCTCATCGTGGAGACCAAGGGATGGGAGCACCGGTCGGTCAGCCCGCCGCTGACGGAGGCAGTTGTGCGCGGCCCGCACGACGCGTTTACCGAAAACTTTCGCGCCAACACGGCGCTGGTTCGAACGCGGCTGCGCAGTGAACACCTCGTGACCGAAATGATGTCCGTTGGCCGGCTGGGACGAACGGACGTGGCCCTGATGTACATCGAAGGCCTGACCAACGAACGCCTCGTCGCGGAAGTCAAGCGCCGCATCGAAGGCATTGACGTGGACTACCTGCCCGACAGCGGGCTGCTGGAGCAGTTTATCGAGGACAACCCATGGATGTCCGTGCCGCAGGTGGATTCGACCGAGCGGCCGGATCGTGTGGCGCACATGCTGTCCGAAGGTCACGTCGCCATTTTTGTGGGCAACAGCCCGTTTGTTCTCGTGGCGCCGGTGGTGTTTTGGACCATGGTGCACTCGCCCGAAGACGCCTACCTGCGCGTCCCGTTTGGGACCTTTCTGCGGATGATTCGCTGGATCTCGTTGTTTATTGCCATCCTGCTGCCCGGCATGTACATCGCGGTGACCAATTATCACCCAGAAATGCTCCCGACGGGCATGCTGCTTGCCATCGCGGCAGCGCGCGAGCAGGTGCCGTTTCCCGTGCTGCTGGAGGTGTTGCTGATGGAATTCGCGATTGAACTGATTCGCGAGGCGGGTATTCGCATTCCGTCGGCGATTGGACCGACGATCGGCATCGTTGGGGCGTTGATCATCGGCCAAGCCGCCGTTCAGGCGGGCATTGTCAGCCCGCTGTTGGTCATCATCGTGGCGGTGACGGCGCTCGCTTCGTTCACCATCCCGAACTACAACCTGGGTTTCGGCGTGCGCATCCTGCGCTTCGCCTTCCTGTTTGCAGCCGCATTCTGTGGGTTCTACGGCATCGCGCTGCTGTTGTGCGCGGTGCTGACCCGACTGGCGGTGCAGAAGTCGTTCGGCGTTCCCTTGCTCGCACCCGTGGTGCCCAGCATGGACACGTCTCCGGACGTCCTGGTCCGCGGTCCAGCCTATACCATGAACCAGCGCCCAACTTACCTGTTCACCAGAAAAAGCTGGCGCCAGCAGCCCGTGACCCGGCCCTGGAGTCCAAATACCCGGCAGCAAAGCGCCGCGAGTCGAAAGGAGAAGCGATAG
- a CDS encoding DUF2140 family protein translates to MWKKLFVLLLSFDLLVIVAGAVGFAVLSQPHKQPSPPAQSVGQEAEIPLTIGQDAINTYLAYAVSESSELRKTVSYATVQLGTEWNLQFGFLVGGRVLPVSILVTPTIHSGNLDLRVQQAHMGGLPIPPAVLVSVLQHAPLPAWIVADRDTNTIDLNVTARPKSPYGVRFVSYDATTKQLSVILLVAPKAALPPQA, encoded by the coding sequence GTGTGGAAGAAACTGTTCGTCCTTCTGCTCTCTTTTGACTTGCTGGTGATTGTGGCTGGAGCGGTCGGGTTTGCCGTGCTGTCCCAACCACACAAGCAGCCATCCCCGCCGGCGCAGTCGGTCGGCCAGGAAGCGGAAATTCCGCTGACCATTGGCCAGGACGCCATCAATACCTACCTTGCCTACGCGGTTTCCGAGTCCAGCGAGCTTCGCAAGACCGTCTCGTACGCAACCGTACAGCTGGGCACCGAGTGGAACCTGCAGTTCGGGTTTCTGGTCGGCGGACGTGTCCTTCCCGTTTCCATTTTGGTCACACCGACCATCCACAGCGGCAATCTCGATCTGCGTGTACAGCAGGCGCACATGGGCGGCCTGCCGATTCCCCCTGCGGTGCTTGTCAGCGTCCTGCAGCACGCCCCGCTGCCGGCATGGATTGTGGCCGATCGCGATACAAACACAATCGACCTCAATGTCACCGCGCGGCCGAAGTCTCCCTATGGTGTTCGCTTCGTGAGCTACGACGCAACGACCAAACAACTGTCGGTCATTCTGCTGGTCGCGCCTAAAGCGGCGCTGCCGCCCCAAGCATAA
- the queG gene encoding tRNA epoxyqueuosine(34) reductase QueG, with protein sequence MTVVTLAQLRAMGEAIGAAAIGATPADPFPEMQPRLEAYRDRGLTGYEWAETSDRVDPRRWLPSAKSLISVAVAYLTPQAQATARRHPQGGLHGQVSVYSYGIDYHHDLRDRLHTLHGLLEEAVGHPVEAKAAVDTSPLVDRRVAERAGIGWVGKNCMLYVPPYGSFVFLGTLCVDIEIEPAPSEQASHCGTCTRCLEACPTGALLAPGVIDARQCLSYVTQMKGVIPKPYRTKLGRRVWGCDTCQWACPENHGVLYAQDPAYVPQGELAYPELIELLTLSNRAFQRKFGQTAMAWRGVRTLQRNALIALGNCGNPQAVPHILPFLRHEREELRISAAWALSRLQTAEGRAAVAAAYQEERSEAVREEMAWALDGTAAQHEAAKGV encoded by the coding sequence GTGACTGTCGTCACGCTGGCGCAGCTGCGGGCGATGGGGGAGGCGATTGGCGCTGCGGCGATTGGGGCGACGCCGGCCGACCCGTTTCCCGAGATGCAGCCTCGCCTGGAGGCGTACCGCGATCGCGGGCTGACCGGGTACGAGTGGGCGGAGACGAGTGACCGGGTCGACCCGCGGCGGTGGCTGCCGAGTGCCAAGTCGCTGATTTCGGTCGCTGTCGCGTACCTCACGCCGCAGGCCCAGGCGACAGCCCGGCGACATCCGCAGGGGGGCTTGCACGGCCAAGTCTCCGTTTATAGTTATGGCATCGATTATCACCACGACTTGCGGGACCGGCTGCACACGCTCCACGGCCTGCTTGAGGAGGCCGTGGGGCATCCCGTCGAAGCCAAGGCGGCGGTCGACACGTCGCCGCTGGTGGACCGCCGCGTCGCGGAGCGGGCCGGCATTGGCTGGGTCGGGAAGAACTGCATGCTGTATGTCCCGCCGTACGGATCGTTTGTCTTTCTCGGCACGTTGTGCGTGGACATCGAGATCGAACCCGCCCCGTCGGAGCAGGCCTCGCACTGCGGCACCTGCACGCGCTGCCTGGAGGCCTGCCCCACCGGGGCACTGCTGGCGCCCGGGGTGATCGACGCGCGGCAATGCCTGTCCTACGTGACGCAGATGAAAGGCGTGATTCCCAAGCCCTATCGCACGAAGTTGGGGCGACGGGTGTGGGGCTGCGACACTTGTCAGTGGGCCTGTCCGGAAAACCACGGCGTTCTGTACGCACAAGACCCAGCCTACGTACCGCAGGGGGAGTTGGCATACCCCGAGCTCATCGAGCTGCTGACCTTGAGCAATCGAGCCTTTCAGCGCAAGTTTGGGCAGACGGCGATGGCCTGGCGGGGGGTTCGTACCCTGCAGCGCAATGCCCTGATTGCCCTGGGCAACTGTGGGAACCCCCAGGCCGTGCCGCACATCCTCCCGTTCTTGCGGCACGAACGCGAAGAATTGCGCATCAGCGCTGCGTGGGCGCTGTCTCGTTTGCAGACAGCCGAGGGACGGGCCGCTGTGGCCGCAGCCTATCAAGAAGAGCGTTCCGAGGCTGTACGCGAAGAGATGGCATGGGCGCTGGATGGCACCGCAGCGCAGCATGAGGCGGCGAAGGGAGTCTGA
- a CDS encoding bifunctional metallophosphatase/5'-nucleotidase, which yields MNIHLFHINDVHSQLENYMRLGKQLRSLRQRHTQAGEWTLTFDIGDTLDRVRPETEATFGEVNAALMSALGCDGWVFGNNEGLTIPVQRWANLAARAQVPVLGTNIRQPDGTPFPFFADTWIYEREGVRLGVFGVTPNFEGPYGVLGVQVRDPFACAAAAVAQLRQAGCDIVVALSHLGLHQDQALAREVPGIDVILGGHTHQFMTEPVFVGSTAIFQPGKHGVVFGHTVIDYDVQRRSIRQVHSEPVAVNLHGPLDTQMLSAYRGYLPDIESSLSRCVARLSEPLSVAFDRESWFGNLLVDILFQRYPCDLGIMMAGALTASLLKGEVQLQHVLGACTTPTRPIRLTLQGRDLIQALEASIQPETYHRPGFGFGFRGAVVGVLAVANAEIVLERAMGGACRIAAVKVAGQRVDPNRWYRVVTCEYLWLSPVFPAFHRGRNIEFHQPLVRDLLLEGLADAALLQQARVPRYSYLR from the coding sequence GTGAACATCCACCTGTTTCACATTAACGATGTGCACAGTCAGCTCGAAAACTACATGCGGCTCGGAAAACAGCTTCGCAGCCTGCGTCAGCGGCACACGCAGGCCGGCGAGTGGACCTTGACGTTTGACATTGGCGATACGCTCGACCGTGTCCGTCCGGAAACCGAGGCGACGTTCGGCGAGGTGAACGCCGCGCTGATGTCGGCGCTGGGTTGTGACGGGTGGGTGTTTGGCAACAACGAGGGACTGACCATCCCCGTCCAGCGCTGGGCGAACCTCGCGGCGCGGGCGCAAGTGCCAGTGCTTGGCACAAACATTCGCCAGCCGGACGGCACCCCGTTCCCGTTTTTTGCCGACACGTGGATCTACGAAAGGGAAGGCGTGCGGCTCGGGGTGTTTGGCGTCACGCCGAACTTTGAAGGACCGTACGGAGTGCTGGGTGTTCAGGTTCGGGACCCCTTCGCGTGTGCGGCCGCCGCCGTTGCCCAGCTTCGGCAGGCGGGGTGCGACATCGTGGTTGCGCTGTCGCACCTCGGACTGCATCAGGACCAGGCATTGGCGCGGGAAGTGCCAGGCATTGACGTGATTTTGGGCGGGCATACCCATCAGTTTATGACGGAGCCTGTCTTTGTGGGAAGCACGGCGATTTTCCAGCCGGGGAAACACGGGGTCGTGTTCGGCCACACGGTCATCGACTATGACGTGCAGCGCCGCAGCATCCGGCAGGTCCACAGCGAGCCCGTCGCAGTGAACCTGCACGGACCCTTGGACACCCAAATGCTGTCCGCCTACCGCGGCTACCTGCCGGACATTGAATCGTCGCTCTCCCGGTGTGTCGCACGACTCTCCGAGCCCCTCAGCGTGGCATTTGACCGCGAGTCGTGGTTCGGCAATTTGCTCGTGGACATTCTGTTTCAACGCTACCCCTGCGACCTGGGCATCATGATGGCGGGCGCGCTCACAGCGAGTCTGCTCAAGGGCGAGGTTCAGCTGCAGCATGTGCTGGGGGCGTGTACGACGCCGACCCGGCCGATTCGCCTGACCTTGCAGGGGCGGGATTTGATACAGGCGCTGGAAGCTTCCATTCAGCCGGAGACCTACCACCGGCCTGGGTTCGGATTTGGTTTTCGCGGTGCGGTGGTGGGCGTCCTGGCAGTGGCCAACGCGGAGATTGTCCTGGAGCGGGCGATGGGCGGTGCCTGCCGAATTGCCGCCGTGAAAGTGGCAGGGCAGCGGGTCGATCCAAACCGGTGGTATCGGGTTGTGACCTGTGAATACCTCTGGCTGTCCCCGGTGTTTCCAGCGTTTCACCGCGGCCGGAACATTGAGTTTCATCAGCCGCTGGTGCGCGATTTGCTGCTCGAGGGGCTCGCCGACGCAGCGCTGCTGCAGCAAGCTCGCGTGCCTCGCTACTCTTACCTACGATAG